A stretch of Apodemus sylvaticus chromosome 18, mApoSyl1.1, whole genome shotgun sequence DNA encodes these proteins:
- the Eif4ebp1 gene encoding eukaryotic translation initiation factor 4E-binding protein 1 — MSAGSSCSQTPSRAIPTRRVALGDGVQLPPGDYSTTPGGTLFSTTPGGTRIIYDRKFLMECRNSPVAKTPPKDLPTIPGVTSPTSDEPPMQTSQSHLHSSPEDKRAGGEESQFEMDI, encoded by the exons ATGTCGGCGGGCAGCAGCTGCAGCCAAACTCCCAGCCGGGCCATCCCCACTCGCCGCGTGGCCCTCGGCGATGGCGTGCAGCTCCCGCCCGGGGACTACAGCACCACCCCCGGCGGCACACTCTTCAGCACCACCCCGGGAG GAACCAGGATCATCTATGACCGGAAGTTCCTGATGGAGTGTCGGAACTCACCTGTGGCCAAAACACCCCCAAAGGACCTGCCAACCATTCCTGGGGTCACCAGCCCTACCAGCGATGAGCCTCCCATGCAAACCAGCCAGAGCCACCTGCACAGCAGCCCGGAAGATAAGCGGGCAGGCG GTGAAGAGTCACAGTTTGAGATGGACATTTAA